The Photobacterium sp. CCB-ST2H9 DNA segment TGGCTGACCGGACACCGTCTGATTTCGGTGATGCTGAAGCAGATGGCGTTTGTTCAGGCAGCCGAGGCTGTCCGTGAAGAGACACGTCGTTTTATCTCCCGCCTGGAAGGCGTGGAAACCCTGTCATTTGATGACGCAACCCCGTTTGCCGACGAGGCAACGAAACAATGGCTGGCTGCGGCACCTGCGGGTTCCGGCAGTGCGGTCAGTGAAGGGTTGTCTGAATTACTGGGCGATCTGGACGGCGACAATCTGGAAGGTGCTGAGCTGGGTCAGTTACTGGTTTCAGCCTCTTCTCAACTGGATGCCGCTCAGTCCGGGCGCGCCAGATTTCTCTTACATCTGCAACTGGCCAAATTACTGCACAACAATGGTCTTCACAGTCTGGCGCTGCCACATCTGGAAGTCATCTGGCCAGAAAGAGAACGGGTTCATTTGAGTTACTGGGAACCGCATCTGGATGCAGAACTGGAGCAGTTACTGTCTTCAACACTGACTCAAATTTATTCACGGGAAGAAGCCTTTCCCGGCAAGTACAGAGAATGGCTGAAAGCCGTTCATTAACATATAGCTGCTAAGTAAGGACAAGTTATGTCTAAAGATGGTTCAGTCGCTCCGAAAGAGCGAATTAATATCCGATACGTACCCGCTACCGGCGATGCCCAGGAAGAGGTAGAGCTGCCCCTGAGTATGATGGTCGTGGGTGATTTCACCGGCCGCGACAATGAAACACCGATTGAAGATCGTGATCCGATCAATATCGACAAAGACAACTTCAACGATGTGCTGAGTGCGCATGCACCGAACGTCAAAGTGAATGTAGCCAACCGTCTGAGCGATGAAGAAGGCGCACAACTGGGTGTTGATCTGACCTTCAAAAATATGAAGGACTTCTCTCCGGAAGCGATTGCCCGTCAGGTCCCGGAACTGGGCAGTCTGCTGGAACTTCGTGAAGCACTGGTGGCACTGAAAGGTCCGCTGGGGAACGTACCTGCTTTCCGTAAGCGCATTGCGCAGGTGCTGCAGGATGAAGATTCACGCAATAAACTGCTCAGCGAACTGAGCATCAATACGAATAACGAAGAATAAGCAGGTGCCGAATGACAACTGAAGCAATGACACCGGAACAGGATGCACAACTGGTTGAATCCGGTTCTCTGTTAGACAGTATTTTAAACGAAACCCGTCTGAAGCCATCTGAAGATGGTTTTGATGTGGCGAAACGTGGTGTGGAAGCGTTCATTTCTGAACTGCTGAGCAAAAACATCTCTGACAAAGTTGACCAGTCGCTGGTTGATCTGATGATTGCTGAAATCGATCAGAAACTGTCTGCACAGGTTGATGAAATTCTGCACGCAGAAGAATTGCAGGCGATTGAATCTTCATGGCGTGGCCTGAAGTATCTGGTTGATCAGACGGATTTCCGTGAAAACATCCAGATCGAAGTGATTTCTGCGAAGAAAAATGAAGTGCTTGATGACTTTGATGATGCACCGGAAGTGGTGAAATCGGGTCTGTATAAGCAAATTTATACCCGTGAATACGGTCAGTTCGGTGGTAAACCGGTTGGTGCTGTGATCTGTGATTTCAAGATGACGGCTGCATCACCGGACATCAAGCTGATGGAATACATGGCAAACGTGGGTGCGATGTCTCATGCGCCGTTCATCACGTCGGCGGGTCCTCAGTTCTTTGGTGTTGACAGCTATGAAGAGCTGCCAAATCTGAAAGATCTGAAGTCGGTCTTCGAAGGCCCGCAGTACACCAAGTGGCGTGGTCTGCGTGAACACGAAGATTCCCGTTACCTGGGTCTGTGTACCACGGGATTCATGCTGCGTTCTCCGTACTCGGTTGCAGATAACCCAATCAAAGCATTTGATTACAACGAGAATGTGTCTGCAAGCCACGATCATTATCTGTGGGGTAACTCGGCGTACGCACTGGCTTCACGTATTTCCGACTCATTCGCGAAATTCCGCTGGTGTCCGAACATCATCGGTCCTCAGAGCGGTGGTACGGTGAACGATCTGCCGGTTCATAACTTTGAGTCCATGGGCCGCATTGAAACCAAGATCCCAACTGAAGTGCTGGTTTCTGACCGTCGTGAATTTGAACTGGCGGAAGAAGGCTTTATTGCCCTGACCATGCGTAAAGGTTCTGACAACGCGGCATTCTTCTCTGCTAACTCGGTTCAGAAGCCGAAGTTCTTCGGAAATTCTCCGGAAGGCAAAGATGCAGAAACCAACTACAAGCTGGGCACTCAGCTGCCGTACATGTTCATCATCAACCGCCTGGCGCACTACCTGAAAGTGCTGCAGCGCGAGCAGATTGGTTCGTGGAAAGAGCGTACCGACCTGGAAATTGAACTGAACAAGTGGATCCGTCAGTACGTGTCTGATCAGGAAAATCCACCAGCAGAAGTTCGTGGCCGCCGTCCGCTGCGTGCTGCAAGAGTTGAAGTTTCCGATGTTGAAGGCGATCCGGGCTGGTACCGTGTTTCTCTGGCGGTTCGTCCGCACTTCAAATACATGGGCGCAAGCTTTGAGCTGTCTCTGGTCGGCAAACTGGATCAGAACTAATTGAAGGCGAGCGGTCGCTGTCAGGTAAGCATCTCGCTTATCCGCCAGCAGGCCGCTCGATATGATTTATGGATAAAGGTTACCGGTTACTGGAACGGATCGAGCTGGGGGAACCCAAAAACAGTTACGATGCTGTGGGCTCGACGCAACACCTGATTGAATCAATTCACAATCACCTTGCAGATTTGCTCAATACCCACACGGGTAATGCCATGATTGCCAACGATTACGGGCTGCCGGACTTTAACGATGTCCTGGCGGACAAATCGAATATTGTCAGAGAAATCAGAAACAGTGTGAAAAGCACGATTGAGAAATATGAACCCCGTTTATCCGCCGTTGTTGTCCGGTATATCCCCCATGTGGACAACCCACTGCAGCTGAATTTTGCTGTCAGCGGTGAAGTGCTGCATAACGATAAGAAAACCATGATGAATATCGACTTATCCGTGGGTGTCGACGGTAAGTTTTCTGTTTAGAGACGACGAAAATGACCTATAGCAAGTATTTCCAGGACGAGCTCTCGTTTCTCAAAGAAGCGGGTTCCGAGTTTTCAAAAAGTCACCCGCAATTAACCAAATTTCTCTCAGAAAGCAGTAACGACCCGGATGTTGAACGTCTGCTGGAAGGCTTCGCTTTTCTGAATGGTAAGCTGCGTCAGAAGCTGGATGATGAACTTCCGGAACTGACTCAATCCCTGATCGCTCTGCTTTGGCCGCACTATTTGCGTTCAGTGCCTTCGATGTGTATTGCTCAGTTCAGCCACCATGCGGGGAGTCTGTCGCAAAAGACGACGATTACGCGCGGGCATGAAATGGCCAGCAGGCAAGTGGATGACACGCAATGTGTTTTCCGGACCTGTTACGATGTTGACCTGTTTCCGCTGGAAATTAACTCGGTCACACAGCAAAACACACGATCGAACAGCCACCTGAATGTGACACTGTCGACAGACAGCGGCTCAGAGCTATCACGTATTGGGTTAGACTCCCTGCGTTTCCATATTCACGGGGAGTTGCACGTTTCCCGGATTTTGTATTTGTGGCTGTTCCGGTACCTGGACAGTGTTGATGTGCAGCTGGCGGGTGGCGGAAGTAAACGGCTGCCTGCATCCTGCATCAAGAAAGTGGGTTTTGCAGATGATGAAGCCCTGCTGCCATACGGACCGAATTCATTTTCCGGTTACCGTCTGGTTCAGGAGTATTTCTCAATGCCTGATAAATTCATGTTCTTTGATGTTGAAGGACTGGAATGGCTCAAAGGGGTACCGAATCAGAACACCATGAGTCTGGTGTTTAATTTCTCCCGGTCTCTGCCTTCGGAAGTCACCATTCGCGAGAAGAACCTGCGGTTGTTCTGTACGCCCGTTGCCAACCTGTTCGAGATGGATGCGGACCCGATTCGCCTGGATCACAAGCGAACGGAATACCGGGTCCGGCCTCAGTCCACGAGACAGCAAAATCATGAGGTTTATTCCGTGAATCAGGTACGGGGCTGGAGTCAGGAAAACCGCCGTCAGGTCGATTACCTGCCGTTTGAATCCTTTGAACACCAGCTGGGAATCGACAGCCAGCAGCATTACTACAATGTCAAAGTGGCGGAACATGTTTCCGGAAAAGGGTTGTCTCATTACATTTCCTTCTTTGATCATAACGCCGGAGTGGCGAATCTTGAGACGGAAACTGTGCTCATCAAGCTGACCTGTACCAATGGTAAATTGCCGCAGCGTCTGGCACCGGGTGATATTGCTTTTACCACGCACAAGTCAACGAACTATGCGGACTTTAAAAACCTGACAAAACCGACGGTGTCTGTCAGCCCGCAGATTGACAGCAGCCTGCACTGGCAGCTGATTGCCAATATGTCGCTCAATTATTTGTCGTTGATTGATGCCGATGTGCTGAAAATGATGCTGAGTATTTACGATTTCCACTCGCGCAGTGACCGTCAGTCTCAGCGGGCCTCGGCCAACCGGTTAAACGGGATTAAAGCCATTAGCATGAAGCCGGTCGAGCGGATCTTCCGCGGGCTTCCTATTCGCGGGAATTTGATTGAGCTGCAAATGGATTCCTCCATGTTTGCCAATGAAGGGGACATGTATTTGCTGGTGTCGATTCTGAATGAGTTTTTCTCGCTGTATTCCAGTATCAATTCTTTTTCTGAGCTGGAAGTCGTGGATGTCAAAACCGGTGAAATCTACCGATGGAATGGCAATCAGGGTAAGCAGGCAGTGATATGATCGACAAGATTCAACAAGCCAGCCATGAGTTTGCTTTTTTTCAGGCTGTTTATCTGCTTGAAGCGAATGCCAGGAAGCAGGAGCCGGCACAGTTTAAATCGGCCGGTCTGGCGAAAACGCAGTCTGAGGAGTTTCTTCGCTTTCGTATTTCTCCTGAACTCGGATTTCCGCGCGCTGATATCGCGCAGTTTGAAACTGTGCAATGGAGTCACCGTGAGGTGCCCAGCCTGACGGTGAACTTCGGCGGACTGCACGGGACCGGTTCGCCGCTGCCAACCGCATACACGGAGAAGCTGGCCGGCAGAGACGGCGAGGATAATCCGGTCAAAGATTTCTTCGACTTCTTTCATCACCGTTATTTATCGCACCTTTACCGGATATGGAAAAAGTACAGATACCATGTGCGTTACGAATCCGGTGCCGTCGATCCGTTGTCCCGCAATCTGTTTAACCTGGTTGGGATATCCTCTGAACTCAGTGACGAAAGTGACTTTCATTTCGACAGGGCAAAACTGCTGTCTTATATCGGCCAGCTGTCCTCCAGAACCCGGTCACCCAATCTGGTTTCCGGGGTGGTGGCGCACTGCTTTAATCTGAAAAAAGTCAGCATTGAGCAGTGGGTGCCGCGCAGAGTCAAAATTGCGCCCTCACAACTGAACAGTCTGGGGCATGTGAATTGCGTTCTCGGGCGCGATTATCACCTGGGTGACCATCTGATCGATATTACCGGGAAGTTTAACCTGGTGTTTCATGATCTGAGTTTTGAGGAATACTGCCACTTTTTACCCGGCGAGCAGGGGAATATTTTGCTGAAGGAACTGATGCGTTTCGTCTTGCGCGACCCGATGGCCTGGGATTTAAAAATGGAAGTGATGAACGACGATCTGCCTGCCAGCGTGTTGGGTGCGCAGGGGGCGAACCGGCTTGGTCAGGTCAGCTGGCTGGGCAGTGTACAGGGTGACAAGCAGACGGTTGTCGTCATTGGCGCTGTCTGAGCATGGATACAGCGACACCCGGCTGCCGGCGTTGAAGGGGCAGTCGGGTGTCGTGGTTTTTCTCATCAAATCTCGCCAAACGCGAACGTTTGCCGGGATGACACTTACCGGCAGATCGGGCTGTGGAATACGACGGTTGTATGCAGCTCTTTGATACCCGGAATATTCTCGGCTTCATCACACAATTCATTCATGACATGTAATGAAGAAGCTTCCAGCAGCGTAATAATATCGAACCCGCCGCCAACGACACTGATGGTCTTGATTTCAGGGATCTCTCTCAGGCTGTCACACACTTTCTTTTTCCAGCCATTCTTACATTTAATCAGCAGGTAGCAGCTGGTCAGGTTGGCGCTTTTCTGTGTCCCGATTTTCGCCGTATACCCTTCAATGACACCGGATTTCTCCATACGGGAAATGCGTTCAGCCACTGCGGTTCGTGAAAGGCCCACACTGCGGGCCATATTCGCGATAGATTCTCGTCCGTTAATCAGCAGACTCGATAATATCTTCCTATCAATCCGGTCTACGGTGTTGCTATGTAAAGTACTCATTATCTTTATTCTCGACTTTGATTAACCTAGGCTACCAACTTACTGAATCTGTTCTGGGACAGAGAAGTTGTATAATTCTTGCAGCAGGAATGGGTTATTAGAATTTGACGGTTTGACTTTCACCGTCATATGACGCCCTGAGACAAGAATGTCAGCATTGAATCCACCATCGGATGTTGGTTCGAGTTGTGCCTCGTTCAACAGCCGGAAGATAGACCAAAATCCCTCTTTTGCGATTCTGTGTTGTTCTCCGCTTGATGTAATGTCCTGAATGTTTACGTTCACGAAAAACTCATTACTTGCCGGTGGCCAGGCAAACTGCTTACTTTTTGCCGGACCGTGGTAGTAATCCAGTGACTCCCCCCCGAAATCCAGACTCGCACGAATGGCGCTGGAATCCAGATCGATGAAGCGCGAACTGAAATCAATGTTGAACTTGTTCGAGGTCGGGTCAAACAAGACGTTTTTGATCATCGTGTAGTTCTTCATCTGGGTGATCATTTCCTGCGACAGTCGCAGGGTTTCACCGTCGACACGCTTCGCCTGCCACAGGTTGGTGTCGTAAAACGGAGAAAGATTATCTTTAATAAAGCCGTCCATCGTGCCCTGTGCGGCAAAGAACTCTTCGAAATCGGTCAGTGAGATCTCTGTTTCTGCCTGCTTGCTGAACGGATACTTATTCTGTCCGACCAGGGCAAATTTGCTGTAAACGTTACTGGTCCACAGTTCCTGAATCCCCAGCTCTGACTCGGTCAGCAGTGTGGCCCAGGCCTGATGGGCAATTTCGTTCAGCCAGCTTTTCACCGGCTCCGGTGTTTTCTGTGCGATTTGTTTCAGGCGGACAATTGGATCCGCATCCGTTTCACGCATCCGGGCTTTCGCTGCCGCCAGAGCTGCCTGCTGCACATTCGGGGCATCCGTAATTTGCTTCAGGTAAGCCCGGAGGTTACTGAGCGAACTGATGACTTGATCCCAGGGGGCCTGAGAGTTTTCTGTTTCACTGGTCTGCAGGTTATTGATGACGGCAAAGGTTTTTTCTACCCGGTTCATCAATTCGTAATCCGGCTCAATGGCTTTCTCTGCCGTAGCTTTCAATGCATCAACTGCCTGGTTGAGACGCTGATCTTTCGGCGCAAGCTGTGCCAGTGCAGATGTATCCGGCGAATATTTTGTATTGGTATACAGCAGATTCAGGATCGTACTCAGCGGTGATGCCGGGCCGGACATAATATCGATGGCATTGGTCATATCGACGATATTGTCGAATTGCTTAAAGCGCAGATCACTGATGGCTGTCCGCCAGATGTTAATGTAGTCATCGGTATATTTACGGCGAACTTTCGCCTGAAATGCTTTCAGTTCTTCTTCCGACGGCTGGGTATTATTCGACAGCCCCAGCACCCAGTTATCGGCAATCAGGTCTTGCGACAGTGATTCAGACAGCGGGCGGTAGAAGGTTGTAAAACCGGTAGCGGTATAAATCTTGTTGATGTTCAGTTCATCCTGGTGATTTTTCTCCATGTCGAAAATTTCACCAAAGTTAAAACCGATTGCTCTTGGAATACTGAGCTGGCCAAGGTCGGCATCCCGGCCGCTGTTCAGAATCTGGCTGTAAGCAATATCAACTTTCGACTGAGACAGCAGCTCACGGCGTGTGGTCCGCACCAGATCCCAGTTAATGTTGTGCGACGGGAAATTGGTTTTGAAATAAACTGCCAGATAATCTTTGATGTTGGCGTAACTGCCGTCTGTACCAAAATCATCAGCAACAATTCTGGAGATCGATTTCAGCAAAAAGCTGTAATCGCGTTTATCACTTTCGCTCAGCATCAGATACGTCTTCAGCAGGTGCAGTTTCTCCTGATGAGACAGACGGCTCTGTGCCAGTTCCTGACTGATATGCTTTTCAATCAGGGGCATCAGTTGCAGATGAATACTGTCCAGCAGATGGCGATAAGCAATCTGAGTGGTTTTGTCGAGTTTATCGACATTGATATCAATGATTTTCTCATCCAGTAAACGACTGGCATCGACCCAGGCCTGATACAACGGCTGAATCCCGCTGGATGTGAGCGCCAGCTGCCTTTTCAGGTTGGCCTGAGCGTCATCTTCTGTCGGATTTTCTGAAACATCGAGTAGCTGGTTAATGATCGAAATGTTCTGTTGGGTGGTTGTCAGGAAATAGTAACCACTTACACCCAGCAAAGTGACACAGGCAGCCATTGTCATCCGGCTTTTGCGGATCAGTTGCTTGAGATGTCGCTTGTTCTCACCGGCAAAGTTGGCCTCTGGCAGCACCTGTTCATCAATAATAAAACGGGTGAACAGCGGCGATTCCGAAAGCTGGTCATGCTCGGAAGCAATCATCGGGACATTGAAATGGTTGCTGCAGCCTTTGGCCAGCAGGTTGTATTTCCGGCCACCCTGATGACTGGAAGTGAAATAGAGGCCCCGGAGATCCACCATATGGAAGCCGTCTTTTTCCAGCCGCACTTTATTCAGCGTGTCCCGGACCAGACCATGGCAGAGCTCGAACTGTTTCGGAAAAGTGACCAGCGCACTGTTGTTGATCAGAGAACGTTCCATGGCGGCACAGTCCAGTGTGCTCTGCTCCATCTTGCTCAGAATGGCATAAAAACCATTGTCGAAGATGTCGTTGATTGTGCCCTTGGCATCTTTCAGAGAAATCGTCAGGTGTTCTAACTGGGCTTTCAGCGGGCTGAGTGAAACGAATTCCTTGAAGCCTTTCAGCTTATCAATTTTCGACAGGAACACATACGCAGGCAGGGCGCTGTAGGTTCTTTCTGTAATATCACTCAGGCGGGTATTGATGATATCCAGAATATATTCACGCTGTGTATCTTCCTGCGTGATCAGAAATTCCAGATCAACCACATACAGACAGCCAGCGAAAGGCTTCCTTGGCTTGATGCTGATGATTTTATCAAGAAACGCTTGCCAGAGCATCTGGTCAGTATTGGATGTGTCCTGATAGATCAAACGGGGGGCCGGTTTGATAAAAATCGCCTGATCAGATTCGTACCAGAGGAAATAATCCGTCTGGAGCGTGTTTTTCTGATCAATGGGTTTGATCGCATGCGAACTAGTCAGCAGAGACGTTTTCCCTGATTTTTTATTACCAAGCATCAGGTAGATTGGCTTATGGCTGGACCCTTTCAGCAAAGAGGCAAGCAGACCTTTCAGCGTCTCTTCTTCGGTTTCAATATCGCTGTTTGAACGTGACTTACGTTTTTTGACCTCGTAACCGATCAAAACGATGATCGCCGCTGTACAGACCAGAGCAATCGGACCCCAAGTCAGATAATGACTGAAAGGTAAGTCCATCACGAAATAAGAGAATAAGCCGTACAATACAGAGAGCAGCACAGCAGAGAGTATAATAAATACCCTCGGTGTTTTGAGTGTTTTAATCAAGATATAACCTGCCAGTTTTTGTTATTGGTTTTGTTGTTCGAATTGGTTTGATATTTCCATCAGGCGGTATTGGTAAGCGCTGAGCGTTTTTTGCGCTTTGATAATATCCTCACGCTCAATGTGACCTTTCTCCAAATAATCAAGGCGACCAAGAAACGGAAAAAGAGTATTACTAAATTTATAGGCCGCGGTGATATTGTCGCTTTCGTCGACTAAAGCGGCGTTGGCAATAATCGTCCGTGCACGTTTGAACTGGTCGTTTATGGCCTGATAGTCACTGGCCAGTGCTGTTTTTCCTGCTTGGTACTGAGACACCGCAGTTTTAGCCGCAATGGAATCCGGATAAAGTGAATTCACATGATTCGCCAGTGCTTCCAGCACCTGATGGTTGTAAACACGTTCAGGATAGGCGGTCCAGTCCTGCATCAGTTCACTGGTACGGGTCAGTACTTCCTCCTTCAGGCGGTTTTTGAAGTATGGCTCCGCATGGATCAATTTTGAGGTGATCTTCTCCAGCTGCACTGCAGAAGCCGCCGGGATATCTCGCTGATACAGATACTGACGAACAGCAGCAATTGAAAACACAAGACATCCCAGGATAAATACAGTTGCAAGCCAGTAACACCAGGCGGGAAGTCTGGGTTTGGTTTCAGTTTCTTTCGCTGTGTCCTGCGCCGGTGTTGCCTCTTCGGCTGTTTCAGCCAGTGGCTGCGCAGTACCTTTACGCTGGCGGGATTCTTCTTTCTCAGCCAGTTCTTCGAGGTGATCTTTCCACTCGGTGAATTGTTTGCGTACAGGCCCCAGCGATGGTGCCTGCTTGCCCAGCTGGTGTTGCAGTTCCTGTTCCAGACTGAGTGCAAAGCGATGTCCGGCCTCAACCAGCGCCAGGTCTTTCAGGCTGACTTTGATTTTTTTCAGCGCAGTGGGAAGCTGTTCAGCAACCCAGTCAAAAGACTGAACCCGGGCATTGGGTTTGTCGGCACTTGGAAAAGCCGAATGCCAGTACACAATGCTTAGATCGTTCAGCACATTTAAGCCGACGACGGCACCTTTTAAGCCATCGATGCGGCAGGCAGCAACGCAATAGTAGCTCGCACACCGAAAGTCTTTGCTGTGTGAGGTTAACAGTGTTTCGGCCGTAGAATAGATCTCCTTCCATGGTGCAGGGGATACAAAACTACTCAGCCGGTTTACATTTCTTTTGAGATCAGAAAACAGATCCAGTGTACGTGGATCCTGGCCAACGGGCGACTGCGCCGATATTGGCCTGAGTGCAATATCAGTGAATTTCATGGTAAATAGCCAACTTCAAAAGTAATAGAAACTGAAAGTTTTACGTTTGGATAGTCCTTTTCCAATCGCTTACTTAAAGTTTAATTTATTAGTAGATACTAAATTATAAGGCGGAAAAATTTGTCTTTTTGTTAATACCTTTCGTATTTAAAATTGTTCCATCATTCTGCTACAGACGTTTTGTCGCTTTATGCAGTCCATTTTAAAATATCGAGGTTCATTTTCACGGAAACCCCTTGAATTGAGAATATTTTAAGCATAACGGGCATACGAAACTAAGTGGATGATTTGTTTACTGGCTTAAGATCACAAAAGATATAATGATAATGGATTATCTGTTTGTTTTTATTGGTTTTATTTTGTGTTTTCTTTGTTTTTGACATTCCTCTGACAAAGTGAAAAGGCATTTTGTGTCTTAATTAAATCCTTGTTTTTGAAGAGGTAAAATATTATTGTGACTTTTGTTCCATATGTGAGAGCTTATATTTAATGTTAACAACTTGAGTGTTTTGGGAATAATTTCACATTAATTAAAAACCATAATTTCTTTATCAGTTTTGAATGAGCTCATTTCCGGATGCGAAGTGGGTGTTAAATCGACAACAATCTCAGTCAAAATGAAAATATCCATAGTTAAATTAACTGAATTTCATGACGGCCCAATTGAGCCCTTGAATTCATTATTTCATGCGTTTATCTTTCAGATGTTTTTAATTTAGTGAACGCGAACATTATGAATCGTCTTCAACATTCAGTCTGTTTATTCATCGGTTTGATACTTTCTGCTCCGGCTTTATCCAAAGGCGAGCGTTTTGGTGTCACGGCTGCTTATTATGATTTCACTTCAAGTGCCGAAGAGGGCGAGTCAGGTGAAAACCAAAGTATGCGATGGGGGCTTGTGCATACCCGGCCCATTGATGATAACAGCGCACGCTGGCGCTGGTGGTTTGGCCTGAATTATCTCTCCGACAATATTCCTGCACCCCAGAATGGTATCTATCAGGAAGTGGACAATTATGAATTCAGGGTATTGCCTCAGTATGCGTTTCCCGTCACCAGCTGGTTAACGCCTTATATCGGGGCGGGTATCTCACTGGCATACAGTGAGTATTCAGAGCGCTGGTATGTCGATTCCGATGAGTTCAAATATGGCACCCAGCTGCAGGACAATAATGCCTTTGAGGCTGGGTTGTTGCTCAATGCAGGGACCGTCCTGAAAATTGGCAGTAATCCTGATGCACATTTGCAGTTGGTACCTCAGGCAACGCTGATCATTCCCGTCAATAATGGCTTGGGCGGCGTTGAATTTTCCTTATCGTTTCTTTTCTGATTTTTGCTTATGACGCATAAAACGCTCATTCTCACCGTGAACAGCGCCCCTGACGAGTATACAGGGGTCAAAAAAATGGAATTTGACAGTCTTGGGGGCAGCATCGGCCGCAGCGCTCAGTGCTTTTTCCATCTGGAAGATCATAACAAGTATCTGTCTGGTACTCATGCGCTCATTACCAGCTATAACGGTGAGTT contains these protein-coding regions:
- the tssB gene encoding type VI secretion system contractile sheath small subunit; its protein translation is MSKDGSVAPKERINIRYVPATGDAQEEVELPLSMMVVGDFTGRDNETPIEDRDPINIDKDNFNDVLSAHAPNVKVNVANRLSDEEGAQLGVDLTFKNMKDFSPEAIARQVPELGSLLELREALVALKGPLGNVPAFRKRIAQVLQDEDSRNKLLSELSINTNNEE
- the tssC gene encoding type VI secretion system contractile sheath large subunit, translated to MTTEAMTPEQDAQLVESGSLLDSILNETRLKPSEDGFDVAKRGVEAFISELLSKNISDKVDQSLVDLMIAEIDQKLSAQVDEILHAEELQAIESSWRGLKYLVDQTDFRENIQIEVISAKKNEVLDDFDDAPEVVKSGLYKQIYTREYGQFGGKPVGAVICDFKMTAASPDIKLMEYMANVGAMSHAPFITSAGPQFFGVDSYEELPNLKDLKSVFEGPQYTKWRGLREHEDSRYLGLCTTGFMLRSPYSVADNPIKAFDYNENVSASHDHYLWGNSAYALASRISDSFAKFRWCPNIIGPQSGGTVNDLPVHNFESMGRIETKIPTEVLVSDRREFELAEEGFIALTMRKGSDNAAFFSANSVQKPKFFGNSPEGKDAETNYKLGTQLPYMFIINRLAHYLKVLQREQIGSWKERTDLEIELNKWIRQYVSDQENPPAEVRGRRPLRAARVEVSDVEGDPGWYRVSLAVRPHFKYMGASFELSLVGKLDQN
- the tssE gene encoding type VI secretion system baseplate subunit TssE; translation: MDKGYRLLERIELGEPKNSYDAVGSTQHLIESIHNHLADLLNTHTGNAMIANDYGLPDFNDVLADKSNIVREIRNSVKSTIEKYEPRLSAVVVRYIPHVDNPLQLNFAVSGEVLHNDKKTMMNIDLSVGVDGKFSV
- the tssF gene encoding type VI secretion system baseplate subunit TssF; the protein is MTYSKYFQDELSFLKEAGSEFSKSHPQLTKFLSESSNDPDVERLLEGFAFLNGKLRQKLDDELPELTQSLIALLWPHYLRSVPSMCIAQFSHHAGSLSQKTTITRGHEMASRQVDDTQCVFRTCYDVDLFPLEINSVTQQNTRSNSHLNVTLSTDSGSELSRIGLDSLRFHIHGELHVSRILYLWLFRYLDSVDVQLAGGGSKRLPASCIKKVGFADDEALLPYGPNSFSGYRLVQEYFSMPDKFMFFDVEGLEWLKGVPNQNTMSLVFNFSRSLPSEVTIREKNLRLFCTPVANLFEMDADPIRLDHKRTEYRVRPQSTRQQNHEVYSVNQVRGWSQENRRQVDYLPFESFEHQLGIDSQQHYYNVKVAEHVSGKGLSHYISFFDHNAGVANLETETVLIKLTCTNGKLPQRLAPGDIAFTTHKSTNYADFKNLTKPTVSVSPQIDSSLHWQLIANMSLNYLSLIDADVLKMMLSIYDFHSRSDRQSQRASANRLNGIKAISMKPVERIFRGLPIRGNLIELQMDSSMFANEGDMYLLVSILNEFFSLYSSINSFSELEVVDVKTGEIYRWNGNQGKQAVI
- the tssG gene encoding type VI secretion system baseplate subunit TssG, producing MIDKIQQASHEFAFFQAVYLLEANARKQEPAQFKSAGLAKTQSEEFLRFRISPELGFPRADIAQFETVQWSHREVPSLTVNFGGLHGTGSPLPTAYTEKLAGRDGEDNPVKDFFDFFHHRYLSHLYRIWKKYRYHVRYESGAVDPLSRNLFNLVGISSELSDESDFHFDRAKLLSYIGQLSSRTRSPNLVSGVVAHCFNLKKVSIEQWVPRRVKIAPSQLNSLGHVNCVLGRDYHLGDHLIDITGKFNLVFHDLSFEEYCHFLPGEQGNILLKELMRFVLRDPMAWDLKMEVMNDDLPASVLGAQGANRLGQVSWLGSVQGDKQTVVVIGAV
- a CDS encoding Lrp/AsnC family transcriptional regulator is translated as MMSTLHSNTVDRIDRKILSSLLINGRESIANMARSVGLSRTAVAERISRMEKSGVIEGYTAKIGTQKSANLTSCYLLIKCKNGWKKKVCDSLREIPEIKTISVVGGGFDIITLLEASSLHVMNELCDEAENIPGIKELHTTVVFHSPICR